The Acidicapsa ligni genome has a window encoding:
- a CDS encoding tyrosine-type recombinase/integrase, with the protein MTATNMNSIGPISSFTITVFTRHSGDCPKRHDPQWKRCQCRKSLYIREHGKTSYVSAKTRSWEQAERVAAQERDKRDPVKIELKKIADMRKPLLTTMKAALKLWLDGMKGPADTSIAAYRSTAARILRWADATGVIHVSDATPAQLDAWRASWAPNAELEDNRLALTTQATLVIRLKSFFYWATAMEYTIRNPTLLLRPITPNDSQTWPLTPDQFVQLLAATYKFDEQARNKSGRVGQWLRAIFLVQRWTGLRVGDVLYCPKSALTGNRLRAVIRKKMNRKPMESIVEFVLPDHVVDTLNALPLRPEEHPDYWFWSRRCSPLVNTNKWVRKIDKLNDYLDFKDEDGDPLEFRSHMLRDTFAVEMLLAGMELAKVSKLLTHESVATTERYYAKWTHARKQQLQDEAIEAMQKMGAIFTNVQPIPLRGNAAPLASTSIN; encoded by the coding sequence ATGACCGCGACTAATATGAACTCGATTGGACCGATCTCATCGTTCACTATAACAGTCTTCACCCGGCACTCCGGTGACTGTCCGAAGCGGCATGACCCGCAGTGGAAGCGCTGCCAGTGCCGGAAGTCCCTCTACATCCGTGAGCACGGAAAGACCTCCTATGTCTCGGCGAAAACCCGCTCCTGGGAGCAGGCCGAGCGTGTCGCTGCGCAGGAACGCGACAAGCGCGATCCCGTAAAGATCGAACTTAAGAAGATTGCTGATATGCGGAAACCCCTGCTCACGACCATGAAAGCTGCCTTGAAGCTTTGGCTTGACGGCATGAAAGGACCTGCGGACACATCGATCGCCGCTTATCGCTCGACAGCCGCACGCATTCTGCGCTGGGCCGATGCCACAGGGGTCATTCACGTGAGCGATGCGACGCCTGCACAGCTGGACGCATGGCGTGCTTCCTGGGCGCCCAATGCAGAACTTGAAGATAATCGCTTAGCCCTAACCACCCAGGCCACCCTCGTGATCCGACTCAAGTCCTTTTTCTACTGGGCCACAGCAATGGAGTACACCATTCGCAACCCGACGTTGTTGCTTAGGCCAATCACGCCAAACGATAGCCAGACGTGGCCGCTGACGCCGGATCAATTTGTTCAACTGCTTGCCGCAACCTACAAGTTCGATGAGCAGGCACGTAATAAGTCGGGAAGAGTCGGCCAGTGGCTCCGGGCGATCTTCCTCGTTCAACGCTGGACGGGACTGCGCGTCGGGGATGTGCTCTACTGCCCCAAGTCAGCGCTCACTGGCAATCGACTGCGTGCTGTGATCCGCAAGAAGATGAACCGGAAGCCGATGGAATCTATCGTTGAATTCGTATTGCCGGATCATGTCGTCGACACCTTGAATGCCCTGCCCCTCCGTCCTGAAGAACATCCCGATTATTGGTTCTGGTCTCGTAGGTGCTCGCCTCTCGTCAATACCAATAAGTGGGTGCGGAAAATAGATAAACTCAACGATTATCTGGACTTCAAGGATGAAGATGGCGATCCCTTAGAGTTTCGCTCCCACATGCTCCGCGACACCTTTGCCGTGGAGATGCTCCTGGCGGGAATGGAGCTTGCGAAGGTCAGCAAGCTACTCACTCACGAATCCGTGGCAACTACTGAGCGCTACTACGCGAAATGGACTCATGCCCGCAAGCAGCAACTTCAGGACGAAGCGATCGAGGCGATGCAAAAGATGGGCGCGATTTTCACGAATGTCCAACCCATCCCACTGCGAGGCAATGCGGCGCCTCTGGCTTCCACATCCATCAATTGA
- a CDS encoding AAA family ATPase produces MFESLEDLETRLSATGYFIDPVMIQVVYLAAKLQVPLILEGPPGSGKTQLATSVAKAAKTNMVRMQCYKGITDKQAIGEFDESLQRLFMEFSKEQGLSWQEVVKTLKGRDFFRPGPLMRALECERPCVLLIDELDKVPQDTEALLLEPLAERQLSIPEFGTVNATSIPFTVITSNEERPLSDAIRRRCLYIRVEHPTPDREAEIIASRTPDATGKFHNQVAGIALAFRNYSLEKPPSVSEMIIFANALQLLGIDRVTPELRDVLLPFLAKTEKDRRHLLLREGFSSLLHDGARYAHQMGLEEGVEA; encoded by the coding sequence ATGTTTGAATCGCTGGAAGATCTCGAAACTCGACTCTCGGCCACTGGTTATTTCATCGATCCCGTGATGATTCAAGTGGTCTACCTGGCGGCGAAGCTTCAAGTGCCGCTGATCCTCGAGGGGCCGCCAGGATCGGGGAAAACACAGCTAGCTACCTCTGTCGCGAAAGCGGCAAAGACAAACATGGTGCGGATGCAGTGCTACAAAGGCATCACCGACAAACAGGCCATCGGTGAATTCGACGAGAGTCTTCAAAGACTCTTTATGGAGTTCTCGAAGGAACAGGGCCTGAGTTGGCAGGAGGTCGTGAAGACGCTGAAGGGGCGTGATTTCTTCCGCCCCGGTCCGCTCATGCGCGCACTGGAATGCGAGCGGCCATGCGTGCTGCTAATTGATGAGCTAGACAAGGTACCTCAGGACACGGAAGCCCTTCTACTCGAGCCCTTGGCTGAACGTCAACTTTCGATCCCTGAGTTCGGTACAGTAAATGCGACAAGCATCCCGTTCACCGTAATTACCAGTAATGAAGAGCGCCCGCTCAGTGACGCGATTCGGCGACGCTGTCTGTACATTCGCGTAGAGCATCCGACGCCGGACCGTGAGGCGGAGATCATCGCCAGCCGCACTCCGGATGCAACTGGAAAGTTTCACAACCAGGTGGCCGGCATTGCCCTGGCCTTTCGTAACTACTCTCTCGAGAAACCCCCATCCGTATCCGAGATGATTATTTTCGCCAATGCCCTCCAACTACTGGGTATCGATCGCGTAACGCCCGAACTTCGCGATGTTCTACTGCCTTTCTTAGCCAAGACGGAGAAGGACCGCCGTCACCTGCTTCTTCGTGAGGGCTTCAGTAGCCTGCTTCACGATGGGGCTCGCTACGCCCACCAGATGGGACTTGAGGAAGGAGTAGAAGCATGA
- a CDS encoding TrbI/VirB10 family protein codes for MNINEVNGSRQISENPELRVEQPSTETPRPKPPEPPENETIEDHVESQENQDTPKQDEPDTKPALDRKKMIMLGGGLLAAVLFFVITAVIGRSPSKGAESPRVSSQDRQKDMNKPKGSLAPLMDTVRKPDAGDVDGQLTPNDIKRMRSEVGANPFSTVDRSQSQPPVKPVVNASLGSVPSFADTQQKWEEPRPYGESAQPSAAQTQQQQNALKETSLVFVRSETKSQAGSSKLNSNDDDAPLLEVSPGSRILAKLQEQVSSADPTPVVAVVEYTYALGDQVVIPAGATITGHMQQVDRYGDVGVKFDEVDYGGRTEKIEAVGKGLDLGPIKGVVTGKDTGKSLLVRSISGIGSTLAMVLGTNTSSAFSEDDLIRERLAENIGTAGDSEIMNMAANSKIVVSVPADTKIYVVFTKHEATQPTLHKVTTLNP; via the coding sequence ATGAATATCAACGAAGTGAATGGAAGCAGGCAGATCTCTGAAAATCCCGAACTAAGGGTGGAGCAGCCATCAACGGAAACGCCGCGTCCTAAGCCCCCCGAGCCGCCAGAGAACGAAACAATCGAAGATCACGTCGAGAGTCAGGAGAACCAGGACACTCCGAAACAGGACGAGCCAGACACCAAACCTGCTTTGGATCGAAAAAAAATGATCATGCTGGGAGGCGGCCTGCTCGCAGCTGTGCTCTTTTTTGTCATTACCGCAGTCATTGGGCGATCACCATCAAAGGGAGCGGAGTCTCCAAGGGTCTCTTCACAGGACCGACAAAAGGACATGAACAAGCCGAAGGGCAGCCTGGCACCGCTCATGGATACGGTGCGAAAACCCGATGCCGGCGATGTGGACGGACAACTTACGCCAAACGACATCAAACGCATGCGCTCCGAAGTAGGCGCCAACCCTTTTTCAACCGTCGACAGAAGCCAGAGCCAGCCTCCGGTTAAACCTGTAGTCAACGCTTCCCTCGGCAGTGTCCCATCATTCGCAGACACACAACAGAAATGGGAAGAACCACGGCCCTATGGGGAAAGTGCGCAGCCGAGTGCCGCACAGACCCAACAGCAACAAAACGCATTGAAGGAGACTTCGCTTGTATTCGTTCGGAGCGAGACCAAGAGTCAGGCGGGATCATCGAAATTGAATTCGAATGACGACGATGCACCGCTACTTGAAGTTTCTCCTGGTTCTCGGATTCTCGCGAAGCTTCAAGAACAGGTTTCCAGCGCTGATCCGACACCGGTTGTCGCGGTCGTTGAATATACCTACGCCCTTGGAGATCAGGTTGTGATCCCGGCTGGAGCTACGATCACAGGCCACATGCAACAAGTCGATCGTTATGGAGACGTGGGAGTGAAGTTCGATGAAGTCGACTATGGAGGCCGAACAGAAAAGATCGAAGCGGTTGGCAAAGGCCTGGACCTCGGCCCCATTAAAGGTGTCGTAACTGGAAAGGACACCGGCAAAAGCCTCTTGGTGCGGAGCATCTCCGGCATCGGTTCCACCCTGGCGATGGTTCTTGGGACAAACACGAGCTCGGCCTTCTCCGAGGATGATTTGATTCGCGAACGCCTGGCCGAAAACATAGGGACTGCTGGCGATTCAGAGATCATGAACATGGCAGCCAACAGCAAAATTGTCGTCTCGGTTCCCGCCGACACGAAGATCTACGTGGTGTTCACCAAGCATGAAGCGACCCAACCGACGCTGCACAAGGTGACCACGCTAAATCCATAG
- a CDS encoding lytic transglycosylase domain-containing protein: MKLLLPLFIALHLIVARAQSVPSYSESCVQRYATHYGVPPEFIAALIDVESGWNPHALSNKGAMGMMQLMPATARRFGALQPFDGNQNIAAGTRYVTTLMWEFHGDLRLVAAAYYAGDHWVGQKRLNYRNPDVVAYVQAVRRRYLIRKFAAANPPRR; this comes from the coding sequence ATGAAACTCCTGCTCCCCTTGTTCATTGCGCTGCACCTGATCGTCGCGCGAGCCCAAAGCGTGCCTTCCTACTCTGAAAGCTGCGTTCAACGCTATGCAACGCACTATGGAGTTCCTCCGGAGTTCATAGCTGCCCTGATCGATGTTGAGTCGGGATGGAACCCTCATGCGCTCTCGAACAAAGGCGCAATGGGCATGATGCAGCTCATGCCAGCGACAGCAAGACGTTTCGGCGCACTTCAACCGTTCGATGGCAATCAGAATATCGCCGCTGGAACCCGTTATGTGACAACGCTGATGTGGGAGTTTCACGGCGACCTGCGATTGGTGGCTGCGGCCTACTACGCCGGCGATCACTGGGTAGGACAAAAGCGATTGAACTATCGCAATCCGGATGTTGTCGCTTATGTCCAGGCCGTTCGGAGGCGATATCTGATACGCAAATTCGCGGCGGCGAACCCGCCCAGGAGGTAA